The DNA region agattatttaaatacaaccCTACGTTGTTTTATATTTCagcaatttctctctcgatttatacaactaataaatttctaaaaagatcatcttcaattttgttgcCAAGCCGAAGTCTTATCAACTTTCATTGCATTAAAATATTGCTCTGTAGATGCTGTTGAAAGAGAGAATGTCAAAACAAGACGTAACAATCTAACAATAAGTGgaaatattgttgttttttCAGTTTCAACTAACTTTTGTTAAAACTCggataaaatgaaaatatttccTAAATTAGGATCTCAGTAAACATCTGAATGATAATATTTTAGTTGAAACGACAAATTCTCTTTTCTAGCTCGGAAAAATCATCTGCATAAAACTTCTTAACAAACTTACAAATTTTCTCATTGCCAAATGATTCAAAATTTTTCTTAGAATCTAAAGCTGAACTAATGAGAAGTTCCACAACCTCTATATTAAATCTTATATTTAATTCATATAGTTGCAGATCAATTGCAGAATAAAATACATATATCATGTAATGATGTTCCATATATCTCCATATTGTTTCTTATAAAGATCATTACCCATAAAATAAGGGGTTTTTATGTCAAGAACTTTAACTTGATGAGTATCACAAAATGTTATAACATCTTCTATATAAAAATACCTATAATCGATGaatatttcaaaattcttgggggGCGATGGCCCCTGCCTGCCCCACCTAGATACGCTCCTGGTTctgcaaattaattttagagTATATGAATCTTATTATaacttttataaaattttaccAGTAAAAATATGATTCATGAATGAATTAGTTTGTAAGTTGTAACATGTCCACGATTGAGTTGGTCAATTATTATATTATAGCCCTAATTCTTAAACACTCTGATTTGTAGATTTGGTTCGGCTGCTTGATTCAATATACCTATTGTGCCTTTTAACTTTTTCCAAATCCAATCACAATATTATAATCGATGATAGAATTGATTGTAAGGATATAATCCACATGTTTACATGCATAATACATGTGCAGGTATCACAATTCACGACAACAGCACAAGCCTTACACTTAATTTGTACACGttgctttttaatttttataacatTAGAGTATCTAATAATTAAATGGTTAAATTAGAAAAGctaatatatgttttttttgtaaATGTGTCTCCCTTAGGGAGAAAAACAGAGAATCCTTTGGCGCAATGATATTCTAATATTTGTGTATAATGCAATGAATCAATATATTCTATACTTTTTAGCAAGAATGTATAATGTATTGGTATTTTGGTATAATAGCAAGAAGAAAAGTTTAAACACCGGAAAGACCATTTATtgaaaaaacaattaaattttttGAACAAATAAAGACATTTgtcaaagaaaaaaagaaaagaatcttatttttgtgtttcatttccaacttaaatttaattttacctCGGTTGCAGTGGTTAAAAGTGACTGTTTAAACTCATAAGGTTATTAAATTTTGTTCTTAAGGATTGAAAAAGAATTCAATCCTTCAAAATtgtattatttaattaaagtaAATTGACATTCATCACACCTAAATTGAAGTTAATTGTCTAAATCGAGCatacttaaaaaataaaaataaaaacttaaagcCTAATTTTGCTGAAGTACAAAAAGTGATACTCAATATCTAATAATTTTTCAACTTTTAACTCAAGGCTGTGAGATTGTGGAGTTATTTAATTGAAACCAAATATGTATATGTGATTTATTAAGAAAAGAATGATCAAGGGACAATATGGTAATTAAGAATGTGAAGTTCCCGGGACCTTCACATGTGCCGTTACAGAAGGGCAGGCTTTTGTGGCTCGCAAGTTGTGCCCCTCTTCCCGCTTTCTGTTTTTCAATTGGGGTCCGTCCGTCACTACGTCATCAAAATTACAAACATAACCTCCTTTCATGAAAATATCCAAATTCTTCATGTTCCTTGGTCCCACTATTTTCCATACTCAAATGGATGGGGATTAATGGCACTGGACCTTATATTTGTTAGTTGTGTGTGGGGCAAAAAAAATGCCATACTCATTCAGTTCACAAGATAATATCTTCTTGAAATTAGGTTTTAGGAATTTTAAAAGAAGACCTCTAGTGTGGCTAGTTTTGATGGCTATAGATGGGTGAAGAAATGTGTAAAAAAATTGTGACTATACATGGCATTGGCAATTCCATTTTTATATTTACCTATATATTCTATCTTGGTAGTTTCCTATTTCCCTAACAAACAACATGATAAATCATGACCAACATGCATGTAACTATATTGCATAATTTTGAATGATCATTTCAGTCCTTTTGTCTATGATAATAATGAACCTAGTTCCTAGAATTTGACCATGTCTGTACCTTCTAGTACCATTGATATTGATGGAGAAAATTCAATTTGAAAATGTAAATGTTTACCCAAACTTAAATCTGAGTTGATAATATCTTTAAAAGAATAATGATAAAATGATAATTTAACTTCATAGATTTATCTGGTTCATTCTGCCATCCTACCTAATGAATGATTAAGATTTATTTTTACTAATCTCTCATCTTTGTTAGATGTCTCTACATTGATAAGTGAAAAATATGTATTCACCATATATTAGTTTCCACATCAATTAGcgattttaattaaaaaattggcACAAaatgtacaattttttttatagaaaaagcACATTTTCACTTTACAGTAGTTAAAATTAACCACAAAAATGAGTGTAATTTAGTGGCCAACATTGCTGTGATTCACGTATTGGGTCTAGTTTATAAGTTAGAACTAGTTTATACACTTAAATCTTTTCATACAAAAGTTTGGGCGCGTTAGTCACGTCCACCATCACATATTAAAGCATCCTTTTATGATTATAGACGACTTATAAAGATACTTACAAAGGACCACCAACACATATCTCACATGGCAGTAGGAGTTAAATACACAATTTTTTTAGGAGAAGAAATGATATGTATACAACTGATATCAAAATCAAACTCACCAACAATGATGTTGAACAaaagtttttatatttgagAAATCAGAtagttattttttcttttttaaaattgcAGTGGCATTTCCGTAGTAACCTATATGATCAAGTGGCAATCTTTGAATCCTCCATTACTTAAACACAGAACACCCCCTCCTCTGATCACAGTGACCCCTGAACCCAAAGAAAAACAGAACACCAAACTCATTtggctttctctcttcttcattTCCAGTGACCATGAGCATAAACACAAAGCAAATTTACAAGCTCTCAGTGAAAAGAGCCACaaatagaagaagaagacaacaacaccaccaacaaagaagaagaagaaccaattCCCCATCAATTGGTAGAAGCTTCAAAACCATGGTGCAGGTAGAAAGCAAGTCCAAGCTGTCACAGAAGCTGCAGGCACTGAAGGACTTAATCCCC from Lotus japonicus ecotype B-129 chromosome 2, LjGifu_v1.2 includes:
- the LOC130735661 gene encoding uncharacterized protein LOC130735661, producing the protein MSINTKQIYKLSVKRATNRRRRQQHHQQRRRRTNSPSIGRSFKTMVQVESKSKLSQKLQALKDLIPTHNGEMVKPDQLFKETADYIVLLRTRVLVLQKLIEYYGNNPDENEDALLL